The Arctopsyche grandis isolate Sample6627 chromosome 5, ASM5162203v2, whole genome shotgun sequence genome includes a window with the following:
- the Atg10 gene encoding autophagy-related 10: MESELSWEQFIKYAEQIEREAITLGDNWKIVGDRTCPGEAYLHHKCVQRSPKTLKPLRWEHHVCYSLCYAVPIIYFNVWNENGTLLPLADVWEFCHPHYKSQVSNEMYTTLTQQEHPILHQPFFAIHPCKTQEFLNGSNQDINILVKFITSVGPMVNLSLNYSYGKL, encoded by the exons ATGGAATCTGAATTGTCTTGGGAGCAGTTTATAAAATATGCAGAGCAAATTGAACGGGAAGCCATTACACTCGGAGACAATTGGAAAATAGTTGGCGATCGCACGTGTCCGGGTGAAGCTTATTTACATCATAAATGTGTGCAACGATCTCCGAAAACTCTCAAACCCCTTAGGTGGGAACATCACGTGTGTTACAGTTTATGTTACGCTGTTCCTATCATATATTTCAATGTATGGAATGAAAATGGCACTCTATTGCCACTTGCCGACGTATGGGAATTTTGCCATCCTCattacaa GTCACAAGTGTCCAATGAAATGTATACCACATTAACTCAACAAGAACATCCAATTTTACATCAACCATTTTTTGCAATTCACCCTTGCAAAACTCAAGAATTTTTAAATGGTTCTAATCAAGATATTAATATTCTAGTCAAATTTATTACAAGTGTGGGACCGATGGTGAACCTTTCATTGAATTATTCATATGGAAAATTATAA
- the LOC143911871 gene encoding uncharacterized protein LOC143911871, which translates to MECRLCLRSSPAECFVSIFDNPHPLVQRIWTCCQLRVNQYDGMPDMICLSCENNLKILTTFRNVCLQNDKTSKLELNESLDIKPEEVLLEDVVWDNELDVNSSLIHGRKNNLHDYTAEKIDDVEIRRENPVLPSTTYNMCFAYSEPRQETDLQDVSKLREKENLLKVFKCNFCMKSFNIKYSLVIHLRSHTGDNPYNCDICLKSFPQNSKLKIHMKYHTGIKLHKCNICLKSFVQKSILTRHLKSHNEEKQYKCDACLKSFVQKCDLVRHLSTHTGEKLYKCEICMKSFVQKSTLTRHLKSHIEEKQYKCNICFKSFFQKFNLKRHLKSHPEDKLFECSVCLKSFIHKSAFSSHMRSHSEKKKVGCKICLKTFAKRYIASHIKSHNVLKTHECNICTKLFSRKSTLTRHIKTHKENKQYQCNSCWKSFVQNSDLLRHLRSHAREKLYKCDICLKSFVQKYVFSAHMKSHTGNKLNAIFV; encoded by the exons ATGGAATGTCGACTCTGTCTTCGTTCGTCTCCAGCCGAATGTTTCGTCTCCATCTTTGACAATCCTCATCCACTGGTGCAGCgtatttggacctgctgtcagctgcgg GTTAATCAATATGACGGGATGCCAGATATGATATGTCTTTCGTGTGAAAATAATCTGAAGATCTTAACTACTTTTCGAAATGTTTGTCTTCAAAATGACAAAACGTCGAAGTTAGAATTAAACGAGAGTTTAGATATCAAGCCTGAAGAAGTCTTACTAGAGGATGTAGTATGGGATAATGAGTTGGATGTTAATTCATCACTG ATACACGGAAGAAAGAATAATTTGCATGATTACACGGCGGAGAAGATAGATGATGTTGAAATTCGACGAGAAAACCCTGTATTACCGAGCACaacatataatatgtgtttTGCATATTCTGAACCGCGACAAGAAACAGATTTACAAGACGTGTCTAAATTACGAGAGAAAGAAAACCTACTTAAAGTCTTTAAATGTAACTTTTGTATGAAATcgtttaatatcaaatattccCTGGTaatacatttgagatctcacactggTGATAATCCGTACaattgtgatatttgtttaaaatcatttcctcAGAATAGTAAACTTAAAATACACATGAAATATcacactgggataaaactacataaatgtaacatttgtttaaaatcattcgttCAAAAGTCTATCCTTACGAGACATTTAAAATCACACAACGAAGAAAAACAGTATAAATGTGATgcttgtttaaaatcgtttgttCAAAAATGTGACCTTGTGAGACATTTAAGTACTCACACCGGGGAGAAGTTATATAAATGcgaaatttgtatgaaatcatTCGTTCAAAAATCTACACTTACGAGACATTTAAAATCTCACATCGAGGAAAAGCagtacaaatgtaatatttgtttcaaatcattttttcagaaattcaaccTTAAGAGACATTTGAAATCTCACCCTGAGGATAAGCTGTTCGAATGTagtgtttgtttaaaatcgttcatTCATAAATCTGCATTTTCCTCTCATATGAGGTCCCATTCTGAGAAAAAAAAGGTCGGATGCAAAATTTGCTTAAAAACATTCGCTAAAAGATATATCGCCTCACACATAAAATCTCATAATGTATTAAAAACACACGAATGCAACATTTGTACAAaattattttctcgaaaatccaCCCTTACGAGACATATAAAAACTCACAAAGAGAACAAACAATACCAATGTAATAGCTGTTGGAAATCATTTGTTCAGAATAGTGATCTTTTGAGACATTTAAGATCTCATGCTCGGGAAAAGCtgtacaagtgtgacatttgtttaaagtcATTCGTTCAGAAATATGTATTTTCCGCACACATGAAAAGCCACACTGGAAATAAACTCAATGCGATATTCGTTTAA